In the Symmachiella macrocystis genome, GCATGACCGACGAAATCGCTGATTCCATTTTGGACTGGACCGACCAGAACGATACACCGGGCGACTACGGTGCGGAAGAGGATTACTATCTGGCATTGCCGACCCCGTATGCAATAAAAAATGGTCCGTTGGAATCGCTCGATGAATTGTTGTTGGTGAAAGGCATGACGCCACAATTATTATATGGAGAAGATGCTGACCGGGACGGCATGCTGGATTCGGGCGAAGATGATGGTGACCTCTCGCATCCGCCGGATGATGCCAACGGCGAATTGGACTTGGGGTTTTCAGCGTACTTAACAGTCGATAGCCGTGAAGCGAATCTCCGCTCCGATGGCACACCGCGGATCAATATCGCCTCCGACAAGTTGGACGAGCTTTACGACCAATTGCTGGAAGAATTTGATGAGGAGACGGCAAAATTCGTCGTCGCCTATCGGTTGTTTGGCCCTGCGGTTGATCCCTCCTCACAGCGAGGTGGAGGATCCAGTGGGGGACGGACTGCATCGAATTCGAAGAGCATGAGCCCCGGCGTGGGAACCGGTTCCTCCGACGGAGCAGATACGGCACAGTCATTACAGCAAGACGATGTCGTGGGCACCGGACAGACTGGCGGACAAACCGCCGAACAAGGGGCGTCGACCGGGCAGTCCGGCGGATCGTCCTCGAAAAACGGCGCCGTTGCAGCCGGCAAAGCGATTTTTGGCGGACAGGGACAAGTGACCCGAGGCGGGATGGAACTCAGCGGCGGAGCAAAGTTTCCCGTGCGGTCGATCTTTGATCTGGTCGGAGTTTCGGTCAACGCACAAATTGATAAGACGCAAAAGACACTCGAAAGCCCCTGGGCGGATGATCCCGGCGAGATGCGGGACTATATCTCCGCGTTGGACGACACGGTGACAACCTTGTCCGAAGAGAATCTCGCTGGACGTATTAACATTAACGAAGCGTCGATTGAGGTGATGCGCGGCTTGCCGGAATTCACCGAGGAATTGGCCTATGACATCATCTCACGACGGAAGACCAGTTTGGACGGGCAGTCACTTTCGGCTTTGGCACAGGGCCGGGATTCGGTCGGCTGGCTGTATACCGAGAATGTCGTGGACCTGGAAACGCTGCGAAAAATCGCGCCGCTGCTGACCGGCGGCGGGGACGTTTATATGACGCAGATTATGGGCTATTTCGATGCCGGTCCTCCGCTGATTAGAATTGAGGCGGTGATCGATGCGTCCCAAAAACCGGCCAAAGTGATCAAAGTTCGCGAACTGACTCCACTGGGAATCGGTTATCCACGGGACCTGTTTGCGACGTCGGAATAGACGAATGTTAATGTTATAACGATCGCACGGCCGGTGGAGGCGGTCTTGCGGTTGGCGGAACGTTTCAGTTGTTGGACCATTGAAGTCATCGCCCTGTCGCAATGGCAGCTGTCGTCAGATTTTTTTGGGAAAGTGGTTGCCCGCGGCCGGCCGGGCGACGATGATGGAATGAGTCGCGGAGTGGTTTTATTCTGCCGACGATGCGCTCAGATTGAAAAGTCAGGGGAGCTATGCCCGATTTATTGGCGTTGGAATTTGAATCGAAGAAAATCCTGGGGATCGATGCGCAAGTCTCACCGACAGGCGTGCGAATCCGCAAATGCTTCGAACTAGAAATTCCTGAGTCGCTGGATCTCGCCACCAATACCACGGAGGCGGGGGAATGGCTCAAACAACAACTCAAAGACTTAAACGTGCAAGCCACTCAAGCGGTGGCTACGCTTCCACGTGAGATTGCCGTCGCGCGGCATATCACCATGCCGGATGTGCCGGATGAGGAATTGCCTGAGTTGGTGAAATACCAAGCGGGCCTGAAGTCGGCCTTGCCCTTGGATCAATTGGCGCTCGACTTTTTACCATTGCCCAAAGCGGAAGGCGCAGACGCTCGCGACGTATTGATTACCACCGTGCCAAAACAAGCGCTGCAGGAAATCAATGCCATCACCGAAGCGGCGGGTTTGCAGGTCACCAAAGCAGGACTCAGTCCGGTTTCGGCGGCCGAGGTGGCCTTGCGATCAGCCAATCACTCGACAGATACGGCAGCGGGATCGCTGGTGGTCACCCGGCACGGGCCGCGTGTGGAGATTTCTATCCTGAAAGGGGCGAACGTCGTCTTCTCGCATTTCACGCAAATTGCGAGTCCCACTACAGCAGATGCCAACCCGGCCATCATTGCGGCAATCGCCCGCTCGATGATGGGACTGACCGGTCCGATCACCAGCCAGGAAGTCGCACATGCGTGGTTGCTCGGCTCGCAAGAGGAATTCGGAGCTTTAGCGCCCGCCCTGGAAAAACGGCTCAATCCCAGCGTGCAGATTCTCGATCCGTTTGAGGCAACGGGAGTCATTGTCCGTACCGAACTGCCCCAAAACCGGTCGGCGTACTCGGCTTTGGTCGGTAGCTTGCTGGCTCAATCGCAACCGCTGGCAGCCACAGTCGACTATCTCGCACCGCGTCGTCCCCCGGTCAAACCCAACCATGCCCGACGCCGCGCGATTATTGGAACCGTGGTTGCAGCCTGTCTCGCTTTGGCGGTGGGCGGCACCATGTATTTTAAGATCAACAAGTTGAACAAAACGATCACCGCGATGCGAGCTGACAAACAACGGCTCGACGAACTTGCGGAACGCGGGGAACCGATTTTAGAAAAGGTGCAACTCCTGGATGAATGGACGGCCGACCGCGAACTTTGGTTGGACGAGATGACCGCGCTCAACAGATATTTGCCTCCCGCGGATCGAGCATTTTTTAATCAGATTCAATTCAACTTAGGGACCGGTAACAATCCTCCCAAGATTTCACTCGACGGATTCTCCCGCCAGCGCAGCGATGCTATTGAATTGGGTGAGCGGATTATTCGACATCAAGATCAGCGTTACGGATTGTTTCAAGATGGACAAAAGCCGGACGACAAAGATCCGTATCATCCGTGGAAGTTCGACATGGAACTGCTGTTGAATGATGATGCACCGGTGGTGAAATTGACGACCGCCAAACCGAAAGCCGATTCCAAGACTGAAGCGGTTACTCCCAAAACTCCCGCCGACGACCAACCAAGCGGTCCTGCTGCTGATGGAAAAACGGAGGAAACCGCATCATGAATCGCCGCGAGAAAATTTTAGCGATTGTCTTGCTTTCCGCCGTCGGCTTGTGGGGCGCCCGCTCCCTGATTTCCGATGTGCTCTTGGCTCCGATTAACAACCGGAAAGCTGAAATCACCGCCCTGCAATCGCAGATTGACAAACAAAACGACCAGGTGAACACCATCCTGGCAGCCACACGCAAATTGGCCAACCTGAAGCAACAAAGTTTGCCGCCCGACCATTACGAAGCGGCCGCGCTGTATAAGAACTGGTTGCTGGAGCAGGCGGAACAGGCACAGTTCAAAAACATCCACGTCGCGCGGACGCGTATTGTCCCCACTAAGGAGACGTACGCCATCATCGGCATGACGGTCACTGCTCAAGGCACCTTGAAGCAAGTCGCCGATTATTTGTTCGCGATCCAGCGAGCGGACTTATTGCAAAAGGTCCGCAAGGTCGACTTGCAATCTGACAAACACGAAGGAGAGCCGGCGCTTGAAGTGATGATCGTGATTGATGCCTTGGCCATCAATGACGCAACACCCCGCGAGACATTGTTTGAAGAAGGGCGTGCTGAGGCGGTTTCGGAACTGATGGATGGCAAAACGCGTGAACAGTATGCGTCGATCACGGATCGCAATCCGTTTGTCCGCGGCTATAACGGACCTCCGCCTCCCAAAGTGGCCGAAAAGCCGCCGGAAAAAGATCCAGAGCCGGTGAAGCCGGGTATCGATGCGGCGGAGCATGTCTATCTCGTCGGCACGGTGGCCAAAGGGGACCAATGGGACGCCCTGTTGTATGATCGCACGACCAACAGTCGTACATCATTGCTCGAAGGGAAAGGTTTTGAGGTAGCGGGGATCAAAGGGACTGTCCTAAAAATTGGCTCCGATTTTTTGACCATGCAAATCGACGACGCTGTTTGGCGATTGGAATTGGGACAGAACCTTCGGCAAATCGAAAAGGTCGAAGCCGCAGAAGCGAAACCAGAAACTCCGACGACCGCGTCCGTCGAGTAAATCCGCGTTGCCCGATCCCAAACTGCGATTCTTCGCATCTTGAAACCGGGCTGCTGCGCGTCTTGAAATCCAGTTTTTGCTCAACTGCTGATCCCGGCTTAGCAACAGGTCGCCGCGCACGCCTTTACGCGGCTGCAATTGTGCGAATTTGCCTCTCTCAAATTCGTCTCATTTCGGGAATTCGTGCTGGGGAACTATTGTTTCCTCACAAGCTTGGCAAACTTTGACGATAATAACGTTAATCCTGATTGTGAGGATTGTACGTCCGTCCGAAGCGCCATTGCTCAATCGGCATGTTTTCGATTTAGCGCAGCGGATATCACCATCAACCGGAGTCGTTTCCTTGATCTTCTCAAAACTCAAACTGCCGCTCGTTTGTGTGATCACCCTGGCAACAGCGTCATCGCTGCTGCCTTCCGGGGCTGTTTTTGCCGCGGAAAAAGAGAGGAAAAGTCCGCGGACGCGTGAGAGTGCGCTCGATGTTGCGCGCTCGTTCCAGAATGAAACGGTCACCGAATCCGAAGCTACGGTCCGCCTGTTCTACCTCAATGAGAAGTGGGAAAAGGTCCTCAGGGACGTGGCGAAATCGATGGATAAAACGTTGGTCGCCGATCAGGTGCCCCGTGGTTTTTATTCACGTCGCGATGGCAGTATGCACTCGCCCGAAACGGCGCTGAACATCCTCAATCGCGCGCTGACCAAAAAACATTTTCGCTTGGTGATCAAAGGTGAGTTTTTGGTGCTGCTGGACAAAAACTCCATCCGTAAAAAATACCGCCCCGCCACCGTGCCGGAGTATGATCCCGACACGGCCCAAGAAGCAGTCCCCCAACAAAAACCGGCACCCATCCTCCGAATCAATCATGAAGAACCAGTCGCACAGCCGCTGTTCGACGATCTACATCCTGAAGCGGCAGCCGAGCGAACCAACGACGAACCGCAGATTGAATCTGTCGCTATCCAACCGGGACGACGCCCAGCGGTGGGAATTGCCCGTGCGATATTCAAAGCTTTCAAACCGGCGGCGCGATTAGTGGACGCCGGTCCCGCGGGCTTACCCGGATTTGTAGTCACACACCGCGTGACGCAGGCGTCACGCACCGGCAAACCACTCAAAGCGACCGACCTACGACTTGCTGTGGGGATTGATTCCACGCAGAACGAACTGGTCGTAGAGGGTCCGTCGGACCAAGTAGAATCGATGTTGGATCTGGTCGATCAATTGGACGAACTCCGCCTGCGTCGGAATGAAACCGTCCGACTCGTGGCCGGCACCAGTGATATGGGGCAAGTCAAACGCTCGTTGCAGCCGGCACTGAAACGCTTGATTGCTCAAGTCGATCAAAATCCCGCCGATGATGCGAACAACAATCAACCGCCGCAAGACCCGCAAGAAGGCGGTGCCGCCGGGGAAGGTCAACCGGGCCTCTCCGACTTGGTAGGTGGCTTAAAAGGGGACGTCGCCGTGGAATCGGTTCCCGGGATGGGCATCCTGATCCTGCGTGGGAACAAGGCCGACACCGAAGCGGTCATGCGAATCATTGAAGAGATTCAGCGATTGGGCCAAGGCGCTGCTCCGGACATTCAAGTGCTCACCTTGCGGCATGTTCGTTCCAAGGCACTTGCCGATCTGTTGACACAATTGTACAAAGAACTACTCAGCGGCCGCGCAGAGACAGCACAAAAACTACAGCCAGCCATCATTCTGCCGGTGGTGACACCCAACTCGATTGTCATCCTGGCTCCAGCTGCCGACATGCAATCCATTCTTAAATTAGCCAACGAACTCGATCAACCGGTCGCACCGGGATCGCAGTTTCAAGTCTTCCGGTTGAAAAGCGCCGTGGCCTCGCAAGTGGTCGAGATCGTCAACGAATTCTACGCCGAACGCGGTGGACTTGGCCCGGAAATTAAAATCACAGCTGACCCGCGAACCAATGCGGTCTTCTTGTTCGCCGGGCCGCGCGATATGCAGGAAATTGGTTCGCTCATCGTTGAGATCGATAAGGAAGACTCCGATTCCATCAACCAAATGCGTTTGTTCCGCTTGGAGAACGCCGTTGCCGACGAATTAGCCGAAACGCTAAACACGGCCATTCAAAGCGCGCTCAGCCCGCAAACGACGGCTGGTGGAGGCCAAGGTGGTCAGATTGGCGGCCAAGCTGGCGGCGGAGAAGGGACGCAAGAGATTCGCGGCATCCGCTCGACAATTTTGCAGTTTCTCAAAGTGGAAGAAGGACACGAGGAACTCATTCGTTCGGGCATACTCAGCGACATCCGTATTACCGCCGATCCGCGGACGAACAACCTGATGGTCGTGGCTCCTGAAGCCAGCATGCCGCTGTTGGCGGCGTTGATCAAACGGCTCGATCAACCCTCGCCATCGGTTGCGGATATTAAAATGTTCAAAATGATTAATGCCGACTCGACGGCCGTGGTTCAGATTCTGGACACACTGTTCCAATCGCAGGATCAGGGCCAGGATCAACAAATTGGCATTCAACTGGCCGGAGCGGAAGGAGCGGACAGTAATTTGATTCCGCTGCAATTCACCGCCGATGCCCGTACCAATACGATCATCGCGCGCGGCGGCAGCGAGGCGTTGCGTGTGGCGGAAGCTGTGATTTTGCGGTTGGACGCCGACAAGATCCGCGAGCGGGAGACGAGTGTCTATCGCTTGAAAAACAAACGAGCCGAAGACGTGGCGAACGCCATCAACGAATTCCTGGCCGAACGGCAAGTGGTCGAAGAGGAACGGACAGAGCTGGGAAGTTTGTTTGCTCAAATCGAACGCGAAGTGATCGTCGTTCCGGAACCGATCAGCAATACATTAATCATCAGTGCCACGCCACGGTATTTCGAAGACATTAGCAGTCTAGTAGTGCAGTTGGACTCGCAACCGGAGGAAGTCATCATCCAAGCGTTGTTGGTCGAAGTCCAACTCGAAAACACAGATGAATTCGGGGTAGAACTCGGCTTGCAAGACTCACTGCTGTTTGATCGCAGCATCATTTCTCCGGAAGACATTACGACGATTACGGAGTCCTTTAGCGCGCCGGGTACTGGTGTGGTGACCGAAACCCAACGGATCATTTCACAGGCGAGCACCCCCGGATTTCCGTTCAATAATGGCAATCAATTGGGAAACAACACGATCAACCCCTCAGGTGTGGGAACACAAGGATTGAGCAACTTTGCGGTGGGACGCACCAACTCGGAGTTGGGATTTGGCGGCCTGGTGTTGTCAGCCAGTTCCGAAAGTATCAGTGTTTTGATTCGTGCCTTGTCAGAAGTCCGCAATGTTGAGGTGCTCAGTCGGCCGCAAATCCGCACGCTGGATAACCTGACGGCGGAAATCCAAGTCGGCCAGGACGTGCCCATCATTCAAGGTATCAATCAAACCGCGTTGGGTGCTGCCTATCCGATCGTCCAACAGGACCGGGCGGGTATTATCCTGAGTGTCAAGCCCCGGATTACTCCCGAGGGCAATGTGGTCATGGAAGTCCTTGCCGTTAAGAGTGCGTACGATCTGACGCCCGGTTCAGGCGTGCCGATCTTCACAGATGCGACCAACGGCAACGTGGTTGAATCGCCGGTGAAGACGATCACCCAAGCCAGTGCTGTGGTCTCCGCCAAATCGGGACAAACGATTGTTCTGGGTGGCATGATTACTAAAGACACGTCACACATCGAACGCAAAGTGCCGTTTTTGGGAGACCTGCCGTTGTTGGGCAACGCCTTCCGGTATGAATTCGATCAGAACCGCCGGAGCGAATTGTTGATCTTTCTAACACCGCGGATCATTCACGACGATTCGACCTCGGAATGGATCAAGCAGGTCGAGGCGGAACGGATTCACTTCTTCACCGAGGAAGCGGAGGCGATTCACGGTCCGCTCTACGCACTGCCTGAAGAAAGTGCGATCTGCGAACCGGAACTTGGCCCGACCCCGGACAATCAATTGCCGCCGGCCGTACTGCCTCCGCCCGCAGCTATTGATGAAGAAGGCATTCCGACGACACGTATGCCGAGCCGATCTGAAACGATGAAATATGAGGATGCCTACAGCGAGGCGCCGCAGATGTTGCAGGTGGACCAGGAGTTCTCAGAGGACGAAACGCTAGAATTCGCGAATTAACTGGCTGAAAACCGCTGGACCGGACGGGCCGATTGCCCAATTTCATTTTTCCATTCCACCGTTCAGGTGATCGAAATGACGCACTTCAAGCCGCTCTTTACCGCGATCGCTGTCTTGTTACTTTCAACGACTGGATGTGCCAGCCTCGGGTCCTTCTGGGAAAAACCGCCCGCGTATCCCTTGGCGACCAAAGAACGTCCGGCGACGCAAATCATCGCCATGTGGCGACCGTCGACCGGTACACACGACGGACGCCCCACGCGGGGATTTGCCGGGAACATCATGTTCTTTACCTCCAAGGATACCATGCCGGCGCTGGTCAACGGCACCGTCCGGGTTTACGTGTTTGATGATCAAGGAACGGCCGAAGAACAAGCCAAACCGATTCGCCAATATGACTTCCCCGCGCAAGTGTGGAATACATATGCCGAACTCAGCAAGATTGGGCCGGCCTATAATCTATTCATTCCTTATCCACGACCGGGCAATCATGAAGCAACCTGTACGCTCTCCATGCGGTTGATTCCCGACGACGGCGGACCAGCCTTATTCTCTGAAGAAGCGCATATCACGCTCGACGGGAATAGGAATCCCGACAAACTGATTTCCCGCACCTCAGGTCGTGACAAGAATAAACGTGCAGACAAAGAAGCTCCTATCGTGGAACAATCGTTCACCGTGACGAGCAAAACAATCGTTCCAAAACGCATCGAACAGGCCTCGGCCGAGTCGGTTCCTCCGGGGAACAACATCCAGTTTTCACTGGCACAACAAGATGCGGACAGTCACCGGGATGATGCGATCCAACGGGTGGATTTCGAATCGATCGCAGCAAGCAGCCAGGTCAGCCAGGAACGCGACGAGCGAGCACATTTTGTCCGCTCACGTGTCGCCGCACAACGGGCCAAACGTCGCAGTCAGGCCAAAAAGAAAACACCGGCATCACGAAATCGTCATCCTTTGTCCCAGGCAATGGACCCTGTCGATTTGCAATACGACGGCGCCGATGAATTCCTAAACAACGACGACTTCGCCGCCGTTGACGAAGAATATGAGAGTGATGAATTCGACGAGTTATTGCGAAATCGATCGCGCACCAGTCGTTCAAAGAAAAAGCAAAACCGGCATCCGTTGGACAACGACGTCATCGCGGTTGATATGTCGGGACTGCACCAGGTTTCCGCACCGCGTCATCACCGATCCGACCGCCGACAACGGCGAACGACTTCTCAGCAGCGACATCCACTGGCTGAATGGGACGATGAATTCGAATCGAGCCGTGGCGAGGACTTCTCGGGATTCGACGATGACGAAGCGGATGAGGTTTTTCCGTTGACTCAATAAGAATTGCCGTCTCGCAATCATTTTCGCATTGCCGAGCCACCAGGACGACGATATCATAGAATACGGATAGCCATGCTGATCCAGACAGGACTCGGCAGGACGATCACCAAGTGCTCCAGGGGAATTTCAGATGATGTCCATCTTGCGAAGCGGTGGCGGATTACTTTGCGCAGCGGTCCTCTTTTTGGCGGGCAACTGTGAAGTTCTGGCACAGGCGCAATCGCTATATAACAAACAAGGTCCGGTTCGCGGTCAAACGAATACCTTGCTGCCGCAAACCTCATCCGGTGCCACGGGAGGAGCCGGAAGCGGTTCGACGGCCTATGGTGCCCAGACGGCTGCGGCCTACAGTGGGACCTCGGTCTTGCAGCGGGGAAACTTTGCCGGATTGGAAGATTCCCAATCGTTTGTCGGCGTCGA is a window encoding:
- the pilM gene encoding type IV pilus biogenesis protein PilM, which gives rise to MPDLLALEFESKKILGIDAQVSPTGVRIRKCFELEIPESLDLATNTTEAGEWLKQQLKDLNVQATQAVATLPREIAVARHITMPDVPDEELPELVKYQAGLKSALPLDQLALDFLPLPKAEGADARDVLITTVPKQALQEINAITEAAGLQVTKAGLSPVSAAEVALRSANHSTDTAAGSLVVTRHGPRVEISILKGANVVFSHFTQIASPTTADANPAIIAAIARSMMGLTGPITSQEVAHAWLLGSQEEFGALAPALEKRLNPSVQILDPFEATGVIVRTELPQNRSAYSALVGSLLAQSQPLAATVDYLAPRRPPVKPNHARRRAIIGTVVAACLALAVGGTMYFKINKLNKTITAMRADKQRLDELAERGEPILEKVQLLDEWTADRELWLDEMTALNRYLPPADRAFFNQIQFNLGTGNNPPKISLDGFSRQRSDAIELGERIIRHQDQRYGLFQDGQKPDDKDPYHPWKFDMELLLNDDAPVVKLTTAKPKADSKTEAVTPKTPADDQPSGPAADGKTEETAS
- a CDS encoding secretin N-terminal domain-containing protein is translated as MIFSKLKLPLVCVITLATASSLLPSGAVFAAEKERKSPRTRESALDVARSFQNETVTESEATVRLFYLNEKWEKVLRDVAKSMDKTLVADQVPRGFYSRRDGSMHSPETALNILNRALTKKHFRLVIKGEFLVLLDKNSIRKKYRPATVPEYDPDTAQEAVPQQKPAPILRINHEEPVAQPLFDDLHPEAAAERTNDEPQIESVAIQPGRRPAVGIARAIFKAFKPAARLVDAGPAGLPGFVVTHRVTQASRTGKPLKATDLRLAVGIDSTQNELVVEGPSDQVESMLDLVDQLDELRLRRNETVRLVAGTSDMGQVKRSLQPALKRLIAQVDQNPADDANNNQPPQDPQEGGAAGEGQPGLSDLVGGLKGDVAVESVPGMGILILRGNKADTEAVMRIIEEIQRLGQGAAPDIQVLTLRHVRSKALADLLTQLYKELLSGRAETAQKLQPAIILPVVTPNSIVILAPAADMQSILKLANELDQPVAPGSQFQVFRLKSAVASQVVEIVNEFYAERGGLGPEIKITADPRTNAVFLFAGPRDMQEIGSLIVEIDKEDSDSINQMRLFRLENAVADELAETLNTAIQSALSPQTTAGGGQGGQIGGQAGGGEGTQEIRGIRSTILQFLKVEEGHEELIRSGILSDIRITADPRTNNLMVVAPEASMPLLAALIKRLDQPSPSVADIKMFKMINADSTAVVQILDTLFQSQDQGQDQQIGIQLAGAEGADSNLIPLQFTADARTNTIIARGGSEALRVAEAVILRLDADKIRERETSVYRLKNKRAEDVANAINEFLAERQVVEEERTELGSLFAQIEREVIVVPEPISNTLIISATPRYFEDISSLVVQLDSQPEEVIIQALLVEVQLENTDEFGVELGLQDSLLFDRSIISPEDITTITESFSAPGTGVVTETQRIISQASTPGFPFNNGNQLGNNTINPSGVGTQGLSNFAVGRTNSELGFGGLVLSASSESISVLIRALSEVRNVEVLSRPQIRTLDNLTAEIQVGQDVPIIQGINQTALGAAYPIVQQDRAGIILSVKPRITPEGNVVMEVLAVKSAYDLTPGSGVPIFTDATNGNVVESPVKTITQASAVVSAKSGQTIVLGGMITKDTSHIERKVPFLGDLPLLGNAFRYEFDQNRRSELLIFLTPRIIHDDSTSEWIKQVEAERIHFFTEEAEAIHGPLYALPEESAICEPELGPTPDNQLPPAVLPPPAAIDEEGIPTTRMPSRSETMKYEDAYSEAPQMLQVDQEFSEDETLEFAN
- a CDS encoding type II secretion system minor pseudopilin; this encodes MRSNHLNLTRSAQSTPHGNQPAGSVLLIVLVVIVFLSLGAYTFSEMMLIEAQSANLYGRRVQARAFADSGLDYVTSLLDNDLPVGTLNTYNDASLYRDVVVQPSDTPRTQGRFSIIAASEADLSRKSIRFGLMDESGKLNINALSQHSTSTARTMLMGIPGMTDEIADSILDWTDQNDTPGDYGAEEDYYLALPTPYAIKNGPLESLDELLLVKGMTPQLLYGEDADRDGMLDSGEDDGDLSHPPDDANGELDLGFSAYLTVDSREANLRSDGTPRINIASDKLDELYDQLLEEFDEETAKFVVAYRLFGPAVDPSSQRGGGSSGGRTASNSKSMSPGVGTGSSDGADTAQSLQQDDVVGTGQTGGQTAEQGASTGQSGGSSSKNGAVAAGKAIFGGQGQVTRGGMELSGGAKFPVRSIFDLVGVSVNAQIDKTQKTLESPWADDPGEMRDYISALDDTVTTLSEENLAGRININEASIEVMRGLPEFTEELAYDIISRRKTSLDGQSLSALAQGRDSVGWLYTENVVDLETLRKIAPLLTGGGDVYMTQIMGYFDAGPPLIRIEAVIDASQKPAKVIKVRELTPLGIGYPRDLFATSE